A single window of Eucalyptus grandis isolate ANBG69807.140 chromosome 1, ASM1654582v1, whole genome shotgun sequence DNA harbors:
- the LOC120290939 gene encoding protein ACCELERATED CELL DEATH 6-like, producing MELFAMTDSNGGNVFHFAAHLNHAWVFEFLVPKTEYLTRERDMNGDLPIHIASKMGYVEHIEKLRKVSLLPNGQGQNRQGQNILHIAAKYGRVSVVRYILSHSILRTMLNAQDNDGNTALHLAAMHSQPAALIDLMRTNGILPSMFNIECLLAVDIARRRLKAEGYNIRHQLAYLALLCSLAGKGPLGNQDLFLLRAKARDEELSVVRSRRSMPSRDIVKDYINSRMVVATLVATVSFAAGFAVPGGFNSSDTASKDDRGMATMLDNRMFQAFVICNTIAMFCSMTVVVNLIWAQIVDVNVAVAAFERTTLPLQIALPAMSTAFLTGVTLTVGKLPWLANTIFYLGLVFLLIISFAKLLGEPLIFEILGHPLRRLTFWLILAYIYLWRVETYIYDDDDAEDNRREKKTFASPPVDVAGESRTDDSAKAKCEDCGTSSKSLI from the exons ATGGAGCTATTTGCAATGACCGACTCCAACGGGGGCAATGTATTCCATTTCGCAGCTCACCTGAATCATGCCTGGGTATTCGAATTCTTAGTACCAAAAACTGAATATTTGACCCGAGAACGGGACATGAATGGAGATCTCCCCATTCATATTGCAAGCAAGATGGGTTATGTTGAACATATCGAGAAGCTAAGGAAAGTATCACTTTTGCCAAATGGGCAAGGGCAAAACAGGCAAGGGCAAAACATTCTTCATATCGCCGCAAAATATGGTAGAGTCTCCGTGGTGAGATATATACTCAGCCATTCAATTCTAAGGACAATGTTAAATGCACAAGATAATGATGGAAATACAGCTTTGCACTTGGCTGCGATGCATTCACAGCCCGCTGCTTTGATTGATCTTATGCGGACTAACGGAATTCTACCAAGCATGTTCAACATCGAATGCTTGCTCGCTGTTGACATTGCTCGACGACGACTCAAGGCAGAGGGGTATAACATTCGGCAT CAATTGGCATACCTGGCGTTGCTTTGCTCGCTCGCGGGAAAAGGTCCACTTGGAAACCAAGACTTATTCCTACTTCGAGCGAAAGCTCGAGATGAAGAGTTATCAGTAGTCCGCTCGCGCAGAAGCATGCCGAGCAGGGACATCGTCAAGGATTACATCAATTCCCGTATGGTGGTGGCAACGCTTGTGGCCACAGTGAGTTTCGCAGCTGGTTTTGCAGTTCCTGGAGGATTTAACAGCTCAGACACAGCCTCCAAAGATGACCGGGGCATGGCTACGATGCTGGACAATAGAATGTTCCAGGCTTTCGTGATTTGCAACACCATCGCGATGTTCTGCTCAATGACTGTGGTCGTCAACCTCATCTGGGCGCAGATAGTTGATGTCAACGTTGCAGTCGCTGCATTCGAGCGCACAACGCTACCACTACAAATTGCACTCCCGGCGATGTCCACCGCTTTCTTAACTGGTGTCACCTTGACCGTTGGCAAACTCCCGTGGCTTGCTAACaccatattttatttgggactcgTTTTCCTCCTCATTATCTCATTTGCTAAATTGTTAGGGGAGCCTCTCATCTTTGAAATCCTCGGTCATCCTCTCCGTCGACTAACATTCTGGCTTATTCTCGCTTACATTTATTTGTGGAGAGTTGAGACGTACATTTATGATGACGATGACGCGGAAGATAacagaagggagaagaagacctTCGCTAGTCCGCCTGTGGATGTTGCCGGTGAATCGAGGACCGATGACTCGGCGAAAGCAAAATGTGAGGATTGCGGTACATCCTCCAAGTCACTGATTTGA